The Tripterygium wilfordii isolate XIE 37 chromosome 17, ASM1340144v1, whole genome shotgun sequence genome has a window encoding:
- the LOC119982218 gene encoding uncharacterized protein LOC119982218, whose translation MMNVNMDSKTRRKQQRWYTQTLTPLIEGPDPDMQEEGNKRESSWEIIREWFRVQKGLSNNNNLSASSFIGSIQAKRQDLRLLLGVLGCPLAPIPLVTNDPIHHLHIKDIPIANSAAHYIIQQYLAATGCLKQQKCAKNMYATGIVKMICCETEISSGKNVKSLGNRSSENGCFVLWQMLPGMWSLELVVGGNKVIAGSDGKTVWRHTPWLGTHVAKGLQRPLRRIIQGLDPKSTARLFAKAQCLGEKRIGDVDCFVLKVAADQATVMERSEGPAEMIRHVLYGYFCQKSGLLIYLEDSHLTRVHTQENQNEDTIYWETTIGSSIGDYKDVDGKLIAHQGRTIGTVFRFGEMSVQHSRTRMEEIWRIDDVVFDVPGLCMDYFIPPADIYEANSP comes from the exons ATGATGAACGTTAACATGGATTCTAAGACAAGAAGGAAGCAGCAAAGATGGTACACACAAACCTTGACACCTCTAATTGAAGGTCCTGACCCTGATATGCAAgaagaaggaaacaaaagagagagttCTTGGGAGATCATCCGTGAATGGTTCAGGGTCCAAAAAGGCCtctccaacaacaacaacttgTCGGCTTCTTCTTTCATTGGCAGCATTCAAGCCAAGAGACAAGATTTGAGGCTTTTACTTGGTGTTTTGGGTTGTCCTTTAGCCCCCATTCCTCTAGTGACCAATGACCCAATTCATCATCTTCACATTAAAGACATCCCAATT GCGAATTCTGCGGCGCATTACATAATACAGCAATATCTGGCGGCGACGGGGTGTTTAAAGCAGCAAAAATGTGCCAAGAACATGTACGCGACGGGAATTGTGAAAATGATTTGTTGCGAGACAGAAATATCTTCGGGGAAGAATGTGAAGAGTTTGGGGAATAGGAGTAGTGAAAATGGGTGCTTTGTGTTGTGGCAGATGTTGCCTGGCATGTGGTCACTTGAGCTGGTTGTTGGTGGAAATAAGGTCATCGCCGGCAGCGATGGGAAGACGGTGTGGCGGCACACGCCGTGGCTCGGCACCCATGTGGCCAAGGGCCTTCAACGCCCATTGCGTCGCATCATTCAG GGGCTAGATCCAAAGAGCACAGCAAGGTTATTTGCCAAAGCACAATGTCTAGGGGAGAAACGGATTGGAGACGTGGATTGTTTCGTGCTGAAAGTGGCCGCCGATCAGGCAACGGTGATGGAAAGGAGCGAGGGTCCGGCGGAGATGATTAGGCATGTATTGTATGGTTATTTTTGCCAAAAGAGTGGACTCCTAATATACCTAGAGGACTCACATCTAACAAGGGTGCACacacaagaaaatcaaaacgaGGACACAATCTATTGGGAAACAACAATTGGAAGTAGCATTGGTGATTATAAGGATGTGGATGGCAAGTTAATTGCTCATCAAGGGAGAACCATCGGGACAGTTTTCCGGTTCGGAGAAATGTCGGTGCAACATAGCAGGACTAGAATGGAAGAGATATGGAGGATTGATGATGTTGTGTTTGATGTGCCAGGGCTTTGCATGGACTACTTTATACCTCCTGCCGATATCTATGAAGCTAATTCACCTTGA
- the LOC119983148 gene encoding BURP domain-containing protein 3-like: MAPHLANWILILLSFFLKLQGSYGSGGGAQEDENVAAHKMGFLGMDDIYVGNTITINLPFDDPSSSPHFIPQDEADSLPLSSSNLQSILDLFLIPHGSSHAKAMQDTIRRCETLPMEGEAKTCANSLESLLDFVNTAF; this comes from the exons ATGGCTCCTCATCTTGCCAATTGGATCCTCATCTTGTTATCTTTCTTCTTAAAG TTGCAAGGCAGCTATGGTAGTGGTGGAGGAGCCCAAGAAGATGAAAATGTGGCAGCTCACAAAATGGGGTTCTTAGGGATGGATGATATTTATGTTGGGAATACTATCACCATCAATCTTCCTTTTGACGACCCTTCATCTTCACCTCATTTTATACCACAAGACGAAGCCGATTCTTTACCCTTATCATCGTCAAATCTCCAAAGCATTCTCGATCTCTTCTTGATCCCTCATGGTTCTTCGCACGCCAAGGCGATGCAAGATACTATTAGAAGGTGTGAAACCCTACCTATGGAGGGAGAGGCCAAGACTTGCGCAAACTCCCTAGAATCCTTGCTTGATTTTGTAAACACCGCGTTTTGA
- the LOC119981975 gene encoding BURP domain protein USPL1-like, producing the protein MSTGNSNKYRILEVKEIPIRKMMGCHVMRWPYAVYYCHHQVDNSETKVFNILLGGDDDGDKLDAYAACHMDTSKRDPNQLVFKLLNTAPGRFSPVCHIFPEGDLVWTIVETIYVGPDNILSDANKRPFCDSKSKAISRYL; encoded by the exons ATGTCAACTGGGAATTCAAATAAGTACAGAATTCTAGAAGTAAAAGAGATTCCGATTCGTAAGATGATGGGTTGTCACGTAATGAGATGGCCCTACGCAGTTTACTATTGCCATCATCAGGTGGATAACAGTGAAACCAAGGTTTTTAACATTTTATTAGGAGGTGATGATGATGGAGACAAACTTGATGCTTATGCTGCTTGTCATATGGACACATCGAAACGGGATCCTAATCAATTGGTGTTCAAGTTGTTAAATACCGCGCCTGGCCGTTTCTCTCCAGTTTGTCACATCTTCCCTGAAGGAGACCTTGTTTGG ACCATTGTGGAAACAATATATGTTGGTCCAGACAATATATTGTCTGATGCAAACAAACGGCCATTTTGCGACTCGAAATCCAAGGCAATTTCGAG ATATTTGTAA